In Salisediminibacterium beveridgei, one DNA window encodes the following:
- a CDS encoding RNase H family protein, which produces MIEVYTDGASKGNPGLAGAGIFLKKASHLERISVPLGIMTNHEAEFHACIIALKRVSDQGETIVSIRSDSKLLVDAVEKNYVKQTVYKQLLEEIVELVQAFDYCFFKWIPSKENKEADQLARKAIRENS; this is translated from the coding sequence ATGATTGAGGTCTATACAGATGGTGCAAGTAAAGGTAATCCTGGACTGGCAGGGGCAGGCATATTTTTGAAAAAAGCGTCTCATTTAGAACGTATCAGTGTACCCCTTGGCATCATGACGAATCATGAGGCCGAGTTTCATGCGTGTATCATCGCTCTTAAACGTGTCAGTGATCAAGGAGAAACCATTGTTTCTATCCGTTCGGATTCAAAATTGCTGGTAGATGCGGTAGAGAAAAACTATGTTAAACAGACAGTCTATAAACAATTACTTGAAGAAATCGTTGAATTAGTTCAGGCATTTGATTATTGCTTTTTTAAATGGATTCCATCAAAAGAAAACAAAGAAGCAGACCAACTGGCACGTAAAGCTATTCGTGAAAATTCCTGA
- the moaA gene encoding GTP 3',8-cyclase MoaA, translated as MPQMTDRLGRPLRDLRISVTDRCNFRCSYCMPPEIFDRYFKFLPKEEILSFEELTRLSSIMVKEAGIRKLRITGGEPLMRHQVHKLIHLLNEIEDVDDIAMTTNGSLLPKHAKDLKQAGLDRVTISLDSLNDEKFRQINGRDIGVQAVLDGVRAAEDAGLGVKMNMVVKRGMNEDDILPMVEYFKDTNVILRFIEFMDVGNTNGWKLDHVVSKKEMFHMINGKFPIEPKDPNYTGEVADRFVFKDNRNEIGIISSVTDAFCSDCSRIRLSADGKFVTCLFSGEGHDVRDVIRSGATDQEIAAFINDLWARRDDRYSEERLKHTDQKAIKKIEMSSIGG; from the coding sequence ATGCCGCAAATGACAGACCGACTTGGCAGGCCGCTTCGGGACCTGCGCATATCCGTAACGGACCGTTGTAATTTCCGTTGCAGTTATTGTATGCCACCGGAAATCTTTGATAGATATTTTAAATTCCTTCCGAAAGAAGAGATTCTTTCGTTTGAAGAGCTGACAAGACTTTCTAGTATCATGGTAAAAGAAGCCGGTATTCGAAAGCTTCGAATCACCGGGGGAGAGCCTTTGATGCGCCATCAGGTGCATAAGCTCATTCATTTATTGAATGAGATTGAAGACGTTGATGATATTGCCATGACAACAAACGGTTCTTTATTGCCAAAGCACGCAAAAGATTTAAAACAAGCAGGTCTCGATCGGGTGACGATCAGTCTGGATTCGCTAAATGACGAGAAATTTCGTCAGATAAATGGGCGTGATATTGGTGTTCAGGCCGTATTGGATGGAGTACGTGCTGCGGAAGATGCAGGACTTGGCGTAAAGATGAATATGGTTGTGAAACGTGGCATGAATGAAGATGATATTTTGCCGATGGTTGAATACTTTAAAGATACGAACGTGATTCTTCGTTTTATTGAATTCATGGATGTTGGGAACACAAATGGCTGGAAACTCGATCATGTTGTGAGTAAGAAAGAAATGTTCCATATGATTAACGGGAAATTTCCTATTGAACCCAAAGACCCTAATTATACCGGGGAAGTAGCCGACCGTTTTGTTTTTAAAGATAACCGAAATGAGATCGGTATCATTTCTTCTGTGACAGACGCCTTTTGCAGTGACTGTTCTCGAATCAGGTTATCTGCAGACGGGAAATTTGTTACCTGTCTTTTCTCAGGTGAGGGACATGATGTGAGAGACGTGATCCGTTCAGGTGCAACAGATCAAGAGATTGCTGCTTTCATCAACGATTTATGGGCCCGTCGTGATGATCGTTATTCTGAAGAGAGATTAAAACATACGGATCAAAAAGCGATTAAAAAAATTGAAATGTCGAGTATCGGCGGATAA
- a CDS encoding ABC transporter permease/substrate-binding protein, giving the protein MNLLSIQTFFQLASNRSDLLLGALWEHIHMSLIALLISVFIAVPLAVILSYYRKGAEPVIGLTAVLQTIPSLALLGFLIPFIGIGTFPAIVALTAYALMPILRNTYTGIKGIDPSLMEASRGMGMTTFQQLYKVQLPLAMPTIMAGIRTAMVLIVGTATLAALIGAGGLGDLIMLGINRSNNYYILLGAIPAALLALILDAVLRFTEKRSLGTSIAPIAIVVGVAIVIVSSPTVFRALQFNDAQEEIIIAGKMGAEPEIILNMYKILIEQDTDYKVVVEDGFGTTSFTFEALRAGDIDGYFEFTGTAIVNLLNEEPISNEEGPAFEQARDGMYDEFGMVFLEPMDFQNTYAIAVREDFAEDNNLETIGDLRAVQDDVTAGFTFEFMDRADGYPGIQEAYDLDLGNVQGMDPGLRGDAVEADEVQVIDAYSTDSYMIRYSLVSLEDDKNVFPPFNGAPLFREDVLIAYPEIEDILNQLGGLVTEEEMLEMNYQVDEDDRNAEDVAREFLESEGLLQQ; this is encoded by the coding sequence ATGAATCTTCTGAGTATACAGACGTTTTTCCAGCTTGCTTCGAACCGGTCTGACCTTCTCCTTGGTGCATTGTGGGAACATATTCATATGTCACTCATTGCACTCTTGATTTCCGTTTTCATCGCTGTTCCTTTGGCTGTCATTCTGAGCTATTACCGCAAAGGTGCAGAGCCGGTGATTGGATTGACAGCAGTGCTGCAGACGATTCCAAGTCTCGCACTCTTAGGCTTTTTAATTCCCTTCATAGGAATAGGCACGTTTCCTGCGATTGTCGCCCTGACAGCCTATGCACTGATGCCGATTCTCAGAAATACCTATACAGGCATTAAAGGTATTGACCCATCCTTGATGGAAGCTTCCCGGGGAATGGGTATGACCACTTTTCAACAGCTTTATAAAGTACAGCTCCCACTTGCAATGCCGACGATCATGGCGGGGATCCGGACGGCAATGGTATTAATTGTCGGTACAGCAACACTGGCAGCACTGATCGGTGCCGGTGGGCTTGGGGATTTAATCATGCTTGGAATTAATCGAAGCAACAATTACTACATTCTGCTTGGAGCCATACCGGCAGCCTTATTGGCACTTATTCTCGATGCTGTGTTACGCTTTACTGAGAAGAGGTCATTAGGTACAAGTATTGCGCCAATTGCAATCGTTGTCGGGGTGGCGATCGTTATTGTGTCGTCTCCGACCGTATTCCGTGCTCTACAATTCAATGATGCACAGGAAGAAATCATTATTGCCGGTAAAATGGGGGCAGAGCCTGAAATTATTCTGAATATGTACAAGATTCTCATTGAGCAGGACACGGACTATAAAGTCGTGGTGGAGGATGGCTTCGGAACAACGAGTTTCACTTTCGAGGCACTGCGTGCAGGAGATATCGATGGTTATTTTGAGTTCACAGGAACGGCGATCGTCAATCTTCTCAATGAGGAGCCAATCAGTAATGAAGAAGGACCGGCTTTCGAACAGGCAAGAGACGGCATGTACGATGAGTTCGGAATGGTTTTCCTGGAACCGATGGATTTTCAGAACACCTATGCTATTGCTGTAAGAGAAGATTTTGCAGAAGATAATAATCTTGAGACCATTGGTGATTTAAGAGCTGTTCAAGACGACGTCACAGCAGGTTTCACTTTTGAATTTATGGACCGTGCTGACGGATACCCGGGTATTCAGGAAGCCTATGATCTTGATCTGGGGAATGTTCAGGGAATGGACCCTGGACTTCGCGGAGATGCCGTTGAGGCAGATGAGGTGCAAGTGATTGATGCCTATTCAACTGATTCATATATGATTCGATATTCACTGGTCTCACTCGAAGATGATAAGAATGTGTTTCCTCCGTTTAATGGAGCCCCTCTTTTCAGGGAAGATGTCCTGATTGCCTATCCTGAAATCGAGGATATTTTGAATCAATTGGGCGGACTGGTCACCGAAGAAGAAATGCTGGAGATGAATTATCAAGTCGATGAAGATGATCGGAATGCTGAAGATGTAGCAAGAGAATTTCTAGAATCAGAAGGTCTTTTACAACAATAA
- a CDS encoding CoA-binding protein has protein sequence MQNPKMDEIKTILEEAHTIAVVGLSDKPNRTSYQVAEFLVNAGYHVIPVNPRVDEVFGVHAVDSISEIKEKVDIINVFRRSDYLSELAHDVLDFHAPVFWSQLGVYDENVKDELENAGKTVIMDRCIKVDYATLLNV, from the coding sequence ATGCAAAACCCGAAAATGGATGAAATTAAAACGATCCTTGAAGAAGCTCATACAATTGCAGTTGTGGGACTGAGTGATAAACCGAACCGGACGAGTTATCAGGTTGCAGAATTTCTTGTGAACGCAGGATACCATGTAATTCCTGTTAATCCAAGGGTAGACGAGGTCTTTGGAGTACATGCTGTTGATTCGATATCCGAAATAAAGGAAAAGGTGGATATTATAAATGTGTTCCGTCGAAGTGATTATTTATCAGAACTCGCCCACGATGTTCTGGACTTTCATGCACCGGTGTTCTGGTCTCAATTAGGTGTATATGACGAAAACGTCAAAGACGAGCTTGAGAACGCAGGTAAAACCGTCATTATGGATCGCTGTATCAAAGTCGACTACGCAACTCTCTTGAATGTGTGA
- a CDS encoding universal stress protein, which produces MFNRIMLAADGSEYSLKAAEKAIYLAKANPESKITVVHVVDELPSRSDVMDAEFQPRDIPEHRKAQIENVKNILKDSGVNFDVRHIFGDPGPALVGESLDMNADLILIGSRGLNTFQQMVLGSVSHKVAKRAKCPVMIVKE; this is translated from the coding sequence ATGTTCAATCGTATAATGCTTGCAGCAGATGGCTCGGAATATTCACTTAAAGCAGCGGAAAAAGCCATTTATCTTGCTAAAGCCAATCCGGAATCTAAAATTACAGTCGTCCATGTCGTGGATGAACTGCCCTCGAGAAGTGATGTGATGGATGCGGAATTTCAACCGAGAGATATCCCCGAACACCGCAAAGCTCAGATTGAAAATGTTAAAAACATTCTGAAAGACTCCGGTGTTAATTTTGATGTTCGTCACATTTTTGGTGATCCAGGACCTGCTCTTGTAGGGGAATCACTGGATATGAATGCAGATCTGATTCTGATTGGGAGCCGGGGGTTGAACACGTTTCAACAGATGGTGCTTGGCAGTGTGAGTCACAAAGTGGCTAAAAGGGCGAAATGCCCGGTCATGATCGTGAAAGAGTAA
- a CDS encoding DUF1273 domain-containing protein — MYQVLTVTGYKPHEIGVFNEKHEQLPYLKKAIRKKLIQLKEEWDYEWVVVSGQAGVELWAAEAVISLKERYPDIKLAVLAPFIEQESKFPEPVKVLYESVWQQADHKDFITKRHYEHPSQLRQKNDFIVSKTACAMVLYDESTEGSPKYFIEAVQLHKNNHPSVDYPIDYLTPDDIEDLIREELDEQNWN, encoded by the coding sequence ATGTATCAGGTGTTAACGGTGACAGGCTATAAACCGCATGAAATTGGAGTATTCAATGAAAAACATGAACAACTCCCTTATTTGAAGAAAGCCATTCGAAAGAAATTGATTCAGCTCAAGGAAGAATGGGATTATGAATGGGTCGTGGTATCCGGTCAGGCAGGTGTGGAGCTTTGGGCTGCTGAAGCGGTGATTTCTTTAAAAGAACGCTATCCAGATATTAAATTAGCGGTACTTGCCCCTTTTATTGAACAGGAGAGCAAATTTCCCGAACCGGTCAAAGTTCTGTATGAATCAGTCTGGCAGCAGGCGGATCATAAAGATTTCATTACAAAACGGCATTATGAACACCCATCTCAACTCAGGCAGAAGAATGATTTTATTGTATCGAAAACAGCATGTGCAATGGTATTGTATGATGAGTCCACTGAAGGATCTCCAAAATATTTTATTGAAGCCGTTCAACTTCACAAAAATAACCACCCTTCTGTTGACTATCCAATCGACTACCTGACACCGGATGATATCGAAGACTTGATTCGTGAAGAATTGGACGAACAAAACTGGAATTGA
- the parE gene encoding DNA topoisomerase IV subunit B has product MNDFNYNDDAIQVLEGLDAVRKRPGMYIGSTDHRGLHHLVFEIVDNSVDEILAGFGNEITVTIHQDQTISIQDSGRGFPTGMHRSGKPTPEVILTVLHAGGKFGQGGYKTSGGLHGVGASVVNALSEWLEVTIYREGSIYHQRFESGGKPATTLETIGKTKRSGTTIRFKPDPKIFGQIQFNYDTLSERLREAAFLIRGVKIKLIDERGEEKYEDLFQFNTGLEAFVDYLNEEKDTLHPVIQFEGIHDEIEADVAFQYNDGFTENILSFVNNVRTKDGGTHELGAKAAITRIVNEHARKLTLLKEKDKNLDGTDIREGFTGIISVRVPEEKLQFEGQTKSKLGTAEARQAVDQVISAKLAYFLEENPEISHMLIKKAVKASQAREAARKAREDARNGKKNKRKDAMLSGKLTPAQSRNPNKNELYLVEGDSAGGSAKQGRDRKFQAVLPLRGKVINTEKAKLADIMKNEEIRTIIYAIGGDVGPDFDVNNINYDKVVIMTDADTDGAHIQVLILTFFYRYMRPLIESGKVYIALPPLYKVSRGSGKKEVVEYAWDEDGLQGAMDKVGKGYILQRYKGLGEMDATQLWETTMDPDSRTLVRVTIEDVARAERRVSTLMGDKVEPRRKWIERNVAFGLNEDTNILDNDHLLISEED; this is encoded by the coding sequence ATGAATGATTTTAATTACAATGATGACGCCATACAAGTACTCGAGGGACTAGATGCGGTTCGTAAGCGGCCGGGTATGTATATCGGAAGCACAGATCATCGCGGCCTTCATCATCTGGTGTTTGAGATTGTCGATAATTCCGTTGATGAAATTCTTGCAGGGTTTGGTAATGAAATTACCGTTACTATTCATCAGGATCAAACGATCAGTATTCAGGATTCAGGCCGCGGTTTTCCAACCGGGATGCATCGCTCTGGCAAACCAACACCTGAAGTGATACTGACTGTTCTGCATGCTGGTGGAAAATTCGGGCAAGGTGGGTACAAAACCAGTGGGGGACTTCATGGTGTTGGTGCATCGGTGGTTAATGCTCTGTCTGAATGGCTCGAAGTCACCATTTATCGGGAAGGATCAATCTACCATCAACGTTTTGAAAGTGGCGGAAAGCCAGCGACAACGCTTGAAACCATTGGGAAAACGAAACGGTCCGGAACGACGATTCGATTTAAACCGGATCCGAAGATCTTTGGACAGATTCAATTTAATTACGACACATTGTCAGAACGACTACGGGAAGCCGCATTTCTGATACGTGGTGTTAAGATTAAACTGATTGATGAACGGGGCGAAGAAAAATACGAGGATCTGTTCCAGTTTAATACTGGTTTGGAGGCATTTGTTGACTATTTAAACGAAGAGAAAGATACCCTTCATCCGGTGATTCAATTCGAAGGTATTCATGATGAAATTGAAGCGGACGTCGCTTTTCAATACAATGATGGATTTACCGAAAATATATTATCTTTCGTAAACAATGTTCGAACCAAAGATGGAGGCACACATGAACTTGGTGCGAAGGCAGCCATCACACGAATAGTCAATGAGCATGCACGAAAGCTGACATTATTAAAAGAAAAGGACAAAAACCTGGACGGAACGGATATCCGGGAAGGGTTTACCGGTATAATCAGTGTTCGTGTTCCTGAGGAAAAGCTTCAATTCGAGGGACAGACAAAATCAAAACTCGGTACTGCAGAAGCTCGTCAGGCAGTCGATCAGGTCATCAGCGCAAAATTGGCCTACTTCCTTGAGGAAAATCCTGAAATCAGTCATATGCTGATTAAAAAAGCTGTCAAAGCATCTCAGGCAAGAGAAGCAGCTCGAAAAGCGCGCGAGGATGCAAGGAACGGTAAGAAAAATAAACGCAAAGATGCCATGCTCAGTGGTAAATTAACGCCTGCTCAATCAAGAAACCCAAATAAAAATGAACTCTATCTTGTAGAGGGTGATTCAGCCGGTGGTTCAGCAAAACAGGGCCGCGATAGAAAATTCCAGGCCGTACTCCCGCTGAGGGGTAAAGTGATCAATACAGAAAAAGCCAAACTGGCTGATATCATGAAAAACGAAGAGATTCGAACCATTATCTACGCAATCGGTGGAGATGTGGGACCGGATTTTGATGTAAATAATATCAATTATGACAAAGTGGTCATTATGACCGATGCGGATACTGACGGCGCACATATTCAAGTCTTAATCCTTACATTTTTCTATCGATACATGCGTCCGTTGATTGAATCTGGCAAGGTTTATATCGCTTTACCACCTCTTTATAAAGTAAGTCGGGGATCCGGAAAGAAAGAAGTTGTGGAATATGCCTGGGATGAAGATGGTCTTCAAGGGGCGATGGATAAAGTCGGCAAAGGATATATTCTTCAGCGCTACAAGGGTCTCGGTGAAATGGATGCTACTCAGCTATGGGAAACTACCATGGATCCCGATTCACGAACGCTGGTGCGTGTGACGATCGAAGACGTGGCGCGAGCAGAGCGGCGCGTATCGACACTGATGGGTGACAAAGTGGAACCGAGAAGAAAATGGATTGAGCGGAATGTGGCATTTGGCTTGAATGAGGATACAAATATTCTGGATAATGATCATTTGCTCATCAGCGAGGAGGACTAA
- a CDS encoding ABC transporter ATP-binding protein encodes MIEFKGISKSFPDGTKAVNDLSIFIEKGEFFVMIGPSGSGKTTALKMINRLIDPTEGSIYLDGVSIHDMSLKELRGRIGYVLQQIALFPHMTIEENIRIVPDLKKWPEEKIGKRVDELMQMVGLDPSIYKKRMPKELSGGQQQRVGVIRALAGDPDILLMDEPFSALDPISREQLQKDIQQLQREIQKTIVFVTHDMDEALALGERVALMNDGATVQVDTPEQLIHRPVNKFVQDFLGDRRDPWLMPLKDLTRYFSEVDDDDALEASAELSVGMAFEKMQQDSVSLFIENNGRKFVMTPQMILKYLYDMHKVGSKGGDRP; translated from the coding sequence ATGATTGAGTTTAAAGGAATATCCAAATCATTCCCGGATGGAACAAAAGCAGTCAATGATTTGAGTATTTTCATTGAAAAAGGTGAATTTTTCGTCATGATCGGGCCCAGTGGCAGCGGTAAAACGACCGCGTTGAAAATGATTAACCGCTTGATCGATCCAACTGAAGGAAGCATTTACCTGGATGGTGTGAGTATTCATGACATGTCCTTGAAGGAATTAAGGGGAAGAATCGGGTACGTGTTACAGCAAATTGCCCTTTTCCCGCATATGACGATTGAGGAGAACATCCGGATTGTACCTGATCTGAAAAAATGGCCCGAAGAAAAAATCGGTAAACGGGTCGATGAGTTAATGCAGATGGTGGGACTAGATCCAAGTATCTATAAAAAAAGGATGCCTAAGGAGCTCTCAGGAGGTCAGCAACAGCGTGTTGGCGTGATTCGCGCCCTGGCGGGAGATCCTGACATTCTGTTAATGGATGAACCATTCAGCGCTTTGGATCCGATCAGTCGCGAGCAGTTGCAAAAAGATATTCAACAGCTTCAAAGAGAGATCCAAAAAACAATTGTGTTTGTCACTCACGATATGGACGAAGCATTGGCTTTGGGTGAGCGTGTTGCTCTGATGAATGACGGCGCCACGGTTCAAGTAGATACGCCAGAACAGTTAATTCATAGACCTGTTAATAAGTTTGTTCAGGACTTTCTCGGCGACAGAAGGGATCCTTGGCTTATGCCTTTAAAAGATCTGACGCGCTATTTTTCAGAAGTGGATGACGATGATGCTCTAGAAGCTTCCGCTGAACTCTCAGTGGGTATGGCATTTGAAAAAATGCAACAAGATTCTGTGTCTCTATTTATTGAAAATAACGGAAGAAAATTCGTAATGACTCCTCAAATGATCTTGAAGTATTTATATGATATGCATAAGGTCGGTTCCAAAGGGGGAGATCGCCCATGA
- a CDS encoding THUMP domain-containing class I SAM-dependent RNA methyltransferase: MGPYTIIATAAMGLEAIVAKEVKDLGYTDTTVENGRVIFKGDASAVSRANMWLRTADRIKILVGTFNATSFEELFEETKQLPWDQFIQRTDTFPVTGKSIKSKLYSVPDCQKIVKKAIVEKMKERHRVDWFDETGPEVKIEVAILKDQVSITIDTSGQALHKRGYRYLHNVAPLKETLAAAMIQLTNWHPDRPFADVFAGSGTLPIEAALIGQNIAPGTHRSFAFENWKWFDPAIQERTLEEAEDLARYDQPLDIIGTDLDPKMTELAKHNALEAGLGDLVTFKQMRATDFKPQKDFGVVVSNPPYGERMNEMKQVEQIYRDLGNTLRPYETWSVYMISSHPKFELLYGAKATKKRKLYNGTIKTNYYQFFGKRR, from the coding sequence ATGGGACCCTATACCATTATCGCAACAGCAGCGATGGGACTTGAAGCTATTGTAGCTAAAGAAGTAAAAGATCTGGGATATACAGATACCACAGTAGAGAATGGCAGAGTCATCTTCAAAGGAGATGCATCTGCAGTTTCCCGCGCCAATATGTGGCTTAGAACTGCGGACCGGATTAAAATACTGGTTGGTACATTTAATGCCACTAGTTTTGAAGAATTGTTTGAAGAGACAAAGCAATTACCGTGGGATCAATTTATTCAACGCACAGACACGTTTCCAGTGACGGGCAAATCTATAAAATCCAAATTGTACAGTGTTCCTGACTGTCAAAAAATTGTTAAAAAAGCGATCGTGGAAAAAATGAAGGAAAGACACCGTGTTGACTGGTTTGATGAAACAGGTCCTGAAGTGAAGATTGAAGTAGCTATATTAAAAGATCAAGTCAGTATCACAATTGATACAAGTGGACAGGCTCTTCATAAAAGGGGGTACCGATATCTTCATAACGTTGCACCGTTAAAGGAAACTCTTGCAGCAGCTATGATCCAATTGACTAACTGGCATCCAGATCGACCGTTTGCCGATGTATTTGCAGGAAGTGGAACATTACCGATTGAAGCTGCATTAATCGGACAGAATATCGCGCCAGGGACACATCGTTCATTCGCTTTCGAAAATTGGAAGTGGTTTGATCCTGCCATTCAGGAGCGGACACTCGAAGAAGCAGAAGATCTTGCCAGATACGACCAGCCACTTGATATTATCGGGACAGATCTCGATCCAAAAATGACAGAACTGGCTAAGCATAATGCACTGGAAGCCGGTCTTGGTGATCTTGTTACATTTAAGCAAATGCGTGCAACGGATTTTAAACCTCAGAAAGATTTTGGTGTCGTCGTATCAAATCCCCCGTATGGTGAACGGATGAATGAAATGAAGCAGGTTGAACAAATCTACCGTGATCTGGGTAACACTTTACGACCTTATGAAACCTGGAGTGTCTATATGATTTCCAGCCATCCAAAATTCGAGTTATTATACGGTGCGAAAGCAACGAAAAAACGGAAACTTTACAACGGGACGATCAAAACAAACTACTATCAGTTCTTTGGAAAACGACGATAA
- the gpsB gene encoding cell division regulator GpsB, whose translation MRGYNQDEVDQFLDEIIKDYEAFESHIQSLESELDAAKDQTAKLQETSRQQPAPPSQGNTNYDILRRLSNLEKHVFGSKLYD comes from the coding sequence ATGCGAGGATATAATCAGGATGAAGTGGATCAATTCCTCGACGAGATCATTAAGGATTATGAAGCCTTTGAAAGTCACATCCAATCTCTTGAATCAGAATTGGATGCAGCGAAAGATCAAACTGCAAAATTACAGGAGACTTCACGACAACAGCCTGCACCTCCTTCACAAGGAAACACCAATTACGATATTTTAAGAAGACTATCCAATCTCGAAAAGCATGTGTTTGGCAGCAAACTCTACGATTGA
- a CDS encoding carboxypeptidase M32, translated as MTNQTEVVKTEFLQYVKKMNDYKEAAGLIAWDLRTGAPKKGAEQRSEVLGTLSSEVFAMATSEKMKRMIDELKSDAHWGELNDVTKKSVLECEKKYNKVANVPADEQKNYVILTSNAEVAWEEAKEKRDFESFQPYLEKIVDYNRKYVDWVGYEGNKYNALLDDFEPGLTVEVIDEVFGKLKSELVPFVKAIVESGNDPKTDFLFRHFPKEKQEEFSKTILKEMQYDFDAGRLDTTVHPFCIGLNPGDVRVTTKYDESDFRTAVFGTIHEGGHALYEQNISSSLIGTPLSTGTSMGIHESQSLFWENFVGRHKGFWTRFYDDLKHVSGDQFDDVPLEEYFRAINVAGPSLIRIEADELTYCLHIIVRYELEKALINGELEVKDLPKAWNDKMEEIVGVRPTHNGEGVLQDVHWAGGMFGYFPSYALGYVYAAQLKTAMLKDLPDYDALITEGNLLPVKEWMTKNIHQFGKMKEPLEILSDVTGEGVNPDHLINYLKDKYRRVYQLTTV; from the coding sequence ATGACAAATCAAACAGAAGTTGTTAAAACGGAATTTCTTCAATACGTAAAAAAAATGAATGATTACAAGGAGGCAGCCGGCCTCATAGCTTGGGACCTCAGAACGGGTGCTCCGAAAAAAGGCGCTGAACAAAGGTCTGAGGTATTGGGAACATTATCATCAGAAGTATTTGCCATGGCCACTTCTGAAAAGATGAAAAGGATGATTGATGAACTTAAATCGGATGCTCATTGGGGAGAACTGAATGATGTCACGAAAAAATCGGTTCTTGAATGCGAAAAAAAGTACAATAAAGTAGCTAATGTACCAGCAGATGAGCAGAAGAATTATGTCATTTTGACATCGAATGCAGAAGTCGCATGGGAAGAAGCAAAGGAAAAAAGGGACTTTGAATCCTTTCAGCCATATCTCGAGAAGATTGTGGACTATAACCGCAAATACGTCGATTGGGTTGGGTATGAGGGGAATAAATATAACGCTTTATTAGATGATTTTGAACCTGGATTGACAGTAGAAGTGATCGATGAAGTCTTTGGAAAATTAAAAAGTGAACTTGTTCCTTTTGTAAAAGCAATTGTAGAATCCGGGAATGATCCAAAAACAGATTTTCTTTTTCGTCATTTCCCTAAAGAAAAGCAAGAGGAATTCAGTAAAACCATTCTGAAAGAAATGCAATACGATTTTGATGCGGGCCGACTGGATACAACCGTTCATCCTTTTTGTATCGGACTGAATCCGGGAGACGTCAGAGTGACAACCAAGTATGACGAATCTGATTTCAGAACCGCGGTATTTGGAACGATTCATGAAGGTGGTCATGCCTTGTACGAACAAAATATATCCAGCTCATTAATTGGAACACCACTTTCAACAGGTACGTCCATGGGCATCCACGAAAGTCAGTCGTTGTTCTGGGAGAATTTTGTAGGTCGTCACAAAGGATTCTGGACTCGTTTTTATGATGACTTAAAACACGTATCCGGAGACCAGTTTGATGATGTGCCCTTGGAGGAATATTTCCGGGCTATTAATGTCGCAGGCCCATCGCTGATTCGAATCGAGGCAGATGAATTAACGTATTGTTTGCATATCATCGTCCGCTACGAACTTGAAAAAGCTTTAATTAATGGAGAGTTGGAAGTGAAAGATTTACCAAAAGCTTGGAACGATAAGATGGAAGAAATCGTAGGCGTTCGACCTACCCACAATGGCGAAGGGGTTTTGCAAGATGTCCATTGGGCTGGCGGTATGTTTGGTTATTTTCCTTCCTATGCACTCGGTTATGTTTACGCCGCTCAACTGAAAACTGCCATGCTGAAAGATCTTCCGGATTACGATGCATTAATCACTGAAGGGAATCTGCTACCGGTTAAAGAATGGATGACTAAAAACATACATCAGTTCGGTAAAATGAAAGAACCTTTGGAAATCCTTTCAGATGTAACGGGTGAAGGCGTAAATCCCGATCATCTGATTAACTATTTAAAAGATAAATACCGACGTGTATACCAACTCACGACAGTATGA
- a CDS encoding iron-sulfur cluster biosynthesis family protein — protein MMNFIVSDDAIAFYKHEMRLVDGDELHLFVRVGGVGSGGFSVGLARGKPELEAEVIEKDGILFYVTAEDAWYFDGMTIDYNADFDAVTYDNPTIINTTNPNQSKDY, from the coding sequence ATGATGAATTTTATTGTGTCTGACGATGCCATTGCTTTTTATAAACATGAAATGCGTTTGGTAGATGGAGACGAATTGCACCTTTTTGTACGTGTTGGTGGGGTAGGATCGGGTGGATTTTCAGTCGGTCTGGCCCGGGGGAAACCGGAACTCGAAGCCGAAGTCATCGAGAAAGATGGTATTCTGTTCTATGTCACTGCCGAAGACGCTTGGTATTTCGATGGAATGACAATCGATTACAATGCAGACTTTGATGCTGTCACATACGATAATCCAACCATTATAAATACAACAAACCCAAACCAGTCGAAGGATTACTAG